A part of Oceaniferula flava genomic DNA contains:
- a CDS encoding ABC transporter permease: MRVFSILFRKEFKNYFLTPFGWVVLALVLLMQGFSMSGAMELMKDGPMIDNFLLVSLKTPHFWFYFLFIFPLLTMRLFAEESKTGTLETLLTAPVTTAQVVFSKYLAAFAFYAILWLPILLQLKIFAWVTGSPAPVEMGHILGTYAILLLMGSFFLAIGCLASTLTSSQIVAGIITIAALVILFFLGFVPYYIGEGFKAAPIFQYVSVQDHLVNFAKGLVDTRPIVYYLSMAVFFLFLTHITLDFRRWKS; the protein is encoded by the coding sequence ATGCGCGTATTTTCCATCTTGTTCCGTAAGGAATTCAAAAACTACTTCCTCACCCCGTTTGGCTGGGTGGTTCTGGCTCTCGTCCTCCTGATGCAAGGCTTCTCCATGTCTGGCGCCATGGAGCTGATGAAAGACGGACCGATGATTGACAACTTCCTGCTGGTGTCGCTAAAGACTCCGCATTTTTGGTTCTACTTCCTGTTTATTTTCCCGCTGCTGACCATGCGTCTGTTTGCCGAGGAATCGAAAACCGGCACCCTTGAGACCTTGTTGACGGCACCGGTGACCACGGCCCAGGTGGTCTTTTCCAAGTATCTCGCCGCCTTCGCCTTCTACGCCATCCTCTGGCTCCCGATTCTTCTGCAGCTGAAAATTTTCGCCTGGGTGACCGGCAGTCCGGCACCTGTGGAAATGGGCCACATCCTCGGCACCTACGCGATTCTGCTGCTGATGGGCAGCTTTTTCCTCGCGATCGGTTGCCTGGCGTCCACCCTCACCTCCAGCCAAATCGTCGCCGGCATCATCACCATTGCCGCTCTGGTCATTCTGTTTTTCCTCGGTTTTGTCCCTTACTACATCGGTGAGGGATTCAAGGCAGCTCCGATTTTCCAATACGTTTCGGTGCAAGACCACTTGGTGAATTTCGCCAAGGGCTTGGTCGATACCCGACCGATCGTCTACTACCTCAGCATGGCGGTCTTCTTCCTCTTCCTGACGCACATCACCCTCGATTTCCGACGCTGGAAATCCTGA
- a CDS encoding DUF4340 domain-containing protein → MRYTPTILLVILATLLGGLAVVHTGSKYRAAIFGAPSTAPGEKLFDVEELNQVRHIKLTDSEGQEIAFKVDGNVWKSETPWEDRVDPRYVTALFQFTAGLEVQEVLPRDDLDLKEFGLRAGHTRVTMSDAQGNTVCDYRIGRKAAWQVKSEDGKETYPTTFIRLADRELKRKIYLCSASTGALVHGLFNQQFAYFRDHRPFYFSPKYLDRISIQSPEGEVVLSRPNLQSGWRITKPLELRVDPKALSDLFLDISRLTAVKVEDRASVTLPTAGESSAQAREISIHFAGAEEDIKLHVFPPATEGQATTLATVSDRPDTIFHLPLTQALAGATALSQLQTGVNDLRSKTMTHLNGPQLKTIIIRPQGRSDTLLTRTTKTTWKVLRRTGKETANQDAVIDLMTAVTRDKVEKFVTDAATDLKPYGLDKPFLQLGFVSFSNEGMRIAMGRGPDKKTIYAHIVGRPNIWQISPETVGKIAVNTWQWRTSHVWHIPKVDVTAIDIERRGQPAVHLDYNYFSDLWKAKIDGVDATGSLNPNRASNLLSHLESLETTKWLGPLHSQAAQALKNPNTTIRIHVQRVGDHGENLPPVVKTLRIAHTPGNFIFFGKIDTVPYSAENEGEENYFLLNPETVKNLYVHLFE, encoded by the coding sequence ATGCGTTATACACCTACCATTCTACTCGTTATTCTGGCCACCCTGCTAGGTGGCCTCGCCGTCGTGCATACGGGCAGTAAATACCGAGCAGCCATCTTCGGGGCGCCCAGCACCGCACCCGGCGAGAAGCTGTTTGACGTTGAGGAGCTGAACCAGGTTCGCCACATCAAGTTGACCGATAGCGAAGGTCAGGAAATCGCCTTCAAGGTGGACGGCAATGTCTGGAAAAGTGAAACTCCGTGGGAAGACCGCGTGGATCCCCGCTATGTCACCGCCCTGTTCCAGTTCACCGCAGGGCTGGAAGTTCAGGAAGTGCTCCCGCGTGACGACCTCGATCTGAAGGAATTCGGTCTCCGCGCCGGTCACACCCGCGTGACCATGTCGGACGCTCAGGGCAACACGGTTTGCGATTACCGGATCGGCCGTAAAGCTGCCTGGCAGGTGAAATCCGAGGACGGCAAGGAAACCTACCCCACCACCTTCATCCGCCTCGCCGATCGTGAGTTAAAACGGAAAATCTACCTCTGCTCGGCGAGCACCGGCGCTCTCGTCCATGGACTTTTCAACCAGCAGTTCGCCTACTTCCGCGACCATCGCCCATTCTATTTCAGCCCGAAGTATCTCGATCGGATCAGCATTCAGAGCCCTGAAGGTGAAGTTGTTCTGTCGCGTCCGAACCTGCAATCAGGTTGGCGGATCACCAAGCCACTCGAGCTGCGGGTGGATCCCAAGGCGCTTAGCGATCTGTTCCTCGATATCTCCCGCCTCACCGCCGTGAAGGTGGAGGATCGCGCCAGTGTCACCCTGCCGACCGCCGGTGAGAGCAGTGCCCAGGCAAGAGAGATCTCCATCCACTTCGCCGGTGCTGAGGAGGATATCAAGCTGCACGTATTTCCCCCCGCCACCGAGGGACAGGCCACCACTCTCGCCACCGTGAGCGATCGGCCCGATACCATTTTCCACCTACCCCTCACCCAGGCACTGGCTGGCGCCACAGCACTGAGCCAGCTGCAGACCGGGGTGAACGATCTGCGATCAAAAACCATGACCCACCTCAATGGGCCGCAGCTGAAAACCATCATCATTCGCCCGCAGGGACGCTCCGACACCCTGCTGACACGCACGACCAAGACCACTTGGAAAGTCCTTCGTCGCACAGGCAAAGAAACCGCCAACCAAGACGCGGTGATCGATCTGATGACGGCAGTGACCCGCGACAAGGTGGAGAAATTCGTCACCGATGCCGCCACCGACCTGAAACCTTACGGTCTCGACAAACCCTTCCTGCAGCTCGGCTTCGTTAGCTTTAGCAACGAGGGCATGCGCATCGCCATGGGCCGAGGCCCCGATAAGAAAACCATCTACGCCCACATCGTGGGGCGCCCCAACATCTGGCAGATCAGCCCCGAAACGGTGGGTAAAATCGCCGTGAACACCTGGCAATGGCGCACCTCCCACGTCTGGCACATTCCCAAGGTGGATGTCACCGCCATCGACATCGAACGCCGTGGCCAACCGGCGGTGCACCTCGACTACAACTACTTCAGCGACCTCTGGAAGGCGAAGATCGACGGCGTCGATGCCACCGGCAGTCTCAACCCCAACCGCGCCAGCAACCTGCTCAGCCATCTCGAAAGTCTGGAAACCACCAAGTGGCTCGGACCACTCCACAGCCAAGCCGCCCAGGCATTGAAAAACCCGAACACCACGATCCGCATTCATGTTCAACGTGTCGGCGATCATGGTGAGAACCTGCCGCCTGTGGTGAAAACTCTCAGGATTGCCCACACGCCGGGGAATTTCATCTTCTTTGGAAAAATCGACACCGTCCCCTACTCCGCCGAAAACGAAGGGGAGGAAAACTACTTCCTGCTGAATCCGGAAACGGTGAAAAACCTCTACGTTCACCTCTTTGAGTAA
- a CDS encoding DUF7088 domain-containing protein produces MSDTPSTDPAAASQASVDRRPVSRIGRSILVTIQVIAFVIVIISVNYLSCAKHERIDLTERKDFTLSDFTEKTIKGELVKDRQSPIKMIAVIRRGSPHFSRMRNLLDEYKRLSGGSISLEFVDPARQTDRTLEIEQLYGQPYIEDMILVDGREQALDTSTDTSATNVDGTPTENAVKKTEQQQLSAHVRTLLVKNLYLEELDQFRNRYISAWQDEDMVTSSIIGAIEGTPRKIYFAADKSALESSDGEPPWKVLYTMLAQQNIQLVPIRLTDIDSIPADAEGLALIAPQYDLDTREIKILTEYWDRPKSSILVTLDPNVKLNNLRIFLRNYGITPRNDRIISVEAKQTLSKVRAIFARGAEITADLGGQATIFDGSSSSLEVRENDDQLMNRRIRPIALIQASEGWWGETRYQEENPVFNKEEDHTAPLYLAAAVLRGQATSDDTAQLVSKMVVISNTDFLSLKNTRPEQADFVKSSINWLVGREDLIGIGPRKLHRNKITLLDAHNTFISRIVLIFLPAAALLTSLIVWNVRRA; encoded by the coding sequence ATGTCGGACACTCCTTCCACAGACCCCGCCGCAGCTTCCCAAGCCTCCGTCGATCGCCGCCCGGTGAGTCGTATCGGACGCAGTATCTTGGTGACCATCCAGGTGATCGCCTTTGTCATCGTGATCATCTCGGTGAACTACCTCAGCTGCGCCAAACACGAACGCATCGACCTCACCGAGCGCAAGGACTTCACCCTCTCCGATTTCACGGAGAAAACCATCAAAGGTGAGCTGGTCAAAGACCGCCAATCGCCGATCAAGATGATCGCCGTGATCCGCCGTGGCTCCCCGCACTTCTCGCGGATGCGCAACCTGCTGGATGAATACAAGCGACTGAGTGGTGGCTCGATCAGCTTGGAATTCGTCGATCCCGCCCGCCAGACCGATCGCACCTTGGAAATCGAGCAGCTTTACGGCCAGCCCTACATCGAGGACATGATCCTGGTGGATGGTCGGGAGCAAGCGCTCGATACAAGCACGGACACCAGCGCCACCAATGTCGATGGCACCCCGACGGAAAATGCCGTCAAAAAAACCGAACAACAGCAACTCTCCGCCCACGTGCGCACCCTCTTGGTCAAGAACCTCTACCTCGAAGAGCTGGACCAATTCCGCAACCGCTACATCTCAGCCTGGCAGGATGAGGACATGGTGACATCCTCGATCATCGGGGCCATCGAAGGCACACCGCGAAAAATCTACTTCGCTGCCGATAAGAGTGCGCTCGAGTCCAGCGATGGCGAACCACCATGGAAGGTGCTCTACACCATGCTGGCCCAGCAGAATATCCAGCTGGTGCCCATCCGTCTGACCGATATCGACAGCATCCCGGCCGATGCCGAAGGCCTGGCACTGATCGCCCCTCAGTATGATCTCGACACCCGGGAAATCAAAATTCTCACCGAGTATTGGGACCGTCCGAAATCATCGATTCTAGTGACCCTCGACCCCAACGTGAAATTGAACAACCTGCGGATCTTCCTGCGCAACTATGGTATCACGCCACGGAACGACCGGATCATCAGCGTCGAGGCCAAGCAAACGCTGTCGAAAGTCCGCGCCATCTTCGCCCGAGGTGCGGAAATCACGGCCGATCTGGGTGGCCAAGCGACCATTTTCGATGGATCCTCCAGCAGCCTCGAAGTCCGGGAAAACGACGACCAACTCATGAACCGCCGGATTCGTCCGATCGCCTTGATCCAAGCCTCCGAAGGATGGTGGGGAGAAACCCGCTACCAAGAAGAAAACCCGGTATTCAACAAGGAAGAGGATCACACCGCGCCACTCTACTTGGCTGCCGCCGTGCTCCGTGGTCAGGCAACGTCAGACGATACCGCCCAGCTGGTTTCCAAGATGGTCGTCATCAGCAACACCGACTTCCTCTCGCTGAAAAACACCCGCCCAGAGCAGGCTGATTTTGTCAAATCCAGCATCAACTGGCTGGTGGGCCGGGAAGATCTGATCGGCATCGGTCCGCGCAAGTTGCATCGCAACAAGATCACCCTCTTGGACGCGCATAACACCTTCATCAGTCGGATCGTGCTCATCTTCCTCCCCGCCGCCGCGCTACTAACATCCTTGATTGTTTGGAATGTGAGGCGAGCTTAA